One Euwallacea fornicatus isolate EFF26 chromosome 36, ASM4011564v1, whole genome shotgun sequence genomic window, TGATCTACAAATGTGGAGGCATCGACAAACGCACCATTGAGAAGTTTGAGAAAGAGGCCCAGGAAATGGGCAAGGGATCCTTTAAGTATGCCTGGGTCTTGGACAAGTTGAAAGCCGAAAGAGAGCGAGGAATTACTATAGATATTGCCTTGTGGAAGTTTGAGACTGCTAAATATTACGTGACAATTATCGATGCTCCTGGGCATAGAGATTTCATAAAGAACATGATCACTGGGACTTCCCAAGCCGATTGTGCAGTTTTGATCGTTGCTGCTGGAACTGGGGAGTTTGAGGCAGGGATCTCCAAAAATGGGCAAACAAGAGAGCACGCCCTTTTGGCGTTCACTTTAGGTTAGATTTTCTTCATTATCTCTTTAACGCTAACATTTCACGACATACGAATATGCAGGTGTGAAGCAGCTAATAGTAGGCGTAAACAAGATGGACAACACAGAACCTCCTTACTCTGAGGCTCGTttcgaagaaatcaaaaaagaGGTGTCatcatatataaaaaaaatcggctTCAACCCTGCCGCAGTTCCATTTGTCCCGATTTCGGGGTGGCATGGCGACAATATGCTGGAAGCCAGCGATAAAATGCCCTGGTTCAAGGGATGGACAATTGAGCGTAAAGAAGGTAAAGCGGAAGGCAAAACTCTCATTGAGGCTTTTGACGCCATCTTGCCCCCATCCAGACCGACCGAAAAGCCTTTGAGATTGCCTTTGCAAGTAAGTTGTTACTCATGTGCATGTATTTTTTCCATACACAAAGgttgttatttttaaggaTGTTTACAAGATTGGTGGAATTGGAACAGTTCCAGTGGGTCGTATTGAAACTGGTATTTTGAAGCCCGGAATGGTCGTAACTTTTGCTCCAGTCGGACTAACTACTGAGGTGAAGAGTGTAGAGATGCACCACGAGGCTCTACAGGAAGCGGTGCCTGGTGATAATGTTGGATTCAACGTAAAGAACGTTTCAGTTAAGGAATTGAGGCGTGGTTTTGTCGCTGGAGATTCGAAGAACAATCCTCCCAAAGGGGCCTCTGATTTTACTGCGCAGGTATGAAAAATCGTATAAGAATACTTGTACAAAATATataacgaaatttaaaatataaaaacattaacaagtaaataagtgaaaaacaGCTAAAAAGTATTAGCTTCtcccaattttaacaagtaaaaaaaattacccgcATATTCACCGCAATACTTTGACCCAATATTGCTGTTTTAACACACTTAAGAATACTTAGATTGTACGTTTCCTTTAGGTTATAGTTCTGAACCATCCAGGACAAATCGCGAATGGATACACTCCAGTCCTGGATTGCCATACGGCTCATATCGCTTGTAAATTCGCCGAAATAAAGGAGAAATGTGACCGTCGTACTGGAAAAACTACCGAAGAGAATCCCAAGTCCATTAAGTCTGGCGATGCGGCCATAGTAAATTTGGTACCATCGAAGCCGATGTGCGTCGAATCTTTCCAGGTATTCTTCATTGAGTTTGTAGAAATTCGtctaaaggtttttttattgcaggaatTTCCTCCTTTGGGTCGTTTCGCCGTCCGCGACATGCGTCAGACTGTCGCGGTGGGGGTGATAAAACAAGTAAACTTCAAAGACACTGCTGGTAAAGTCACGAAGGCCGCGGAAAAGGCCCAGAAGAAGAAATAACTAGACTTAGCAAGGACTTCTGCAGAAGGCCTCTTCATCAATAAattctgttatttttttaaattccagcttatttattttcatcgcAAGGAGTTCCGGAGGAAAACTTGCTTTCTGATATGTTCTAGGTttttttgatactttgtttaacagaacaaaattggcttgATTGACCGGTGATTGACTGTCTTAGTTTTcgttatataatttttataacacTTTTAAGTGATCTCGTAGTAAGTAAATGAGGTATGATTAGTATTTTcagtttattgtaaaattgatGATGCACTCGCCATCA contains:
- the LOC136349156 gene encoding elongation factor 1-alpha-like, with amino-acid sequence MGKEKTHINIVVIGHVDSGKSTSTGHLIYKCGGIDKRTIEKFEKEAQEMGKGSFKYAWVLDKLKAERERGITIDIALWKFETAKYYVTIIDAPGHRDFIKNMITGTSQADCAVLIVAAGTGEFEAGISKNGQTREHALLAFTLGVKQLIVGVNKMDNTEPPYSEARFEEIKKEVSSYIKKIGFNPAAVPFVPISGWHGDNMLEASDKMPWFKGWTIERKEGKAEGKTLIEAFDAILPPSRPTEKPLRLPLQDVYKIGGIGTVPVGRIETGILKPGMVVTFAPVGLTTEVKSVEMHHEALQEAVPGDNVGFNVKNVSVKELRRGFVAGDSKNNPPKGASDFTAQVIVLNHPGQIANGYTPVLDCHTAHIACKFAEIKEKCDRRTGKTTEENPKSIKSGDAAIVNLVPSKPMCVESFQEFPPLGRFAVRDMRQTVAVGVIKQVNFKDTAGKVTKAAEKAQKKK